The candidate division WOR-3 bacterium DNA segment AACGCGCCATCGGTTATTTTATTGAGGCCTTAAAATATAATCCAGACGACTATGATGCCCAATATAATTTAGGACTGACTTATTATCAGACCGGCGAGGATTTCTTAGCTGAATCGACTTTTAATCGGTTATTAACCATTACGTTAATGTCTTTAGATAAGTTATCTGACACTCTAGCCAGTGCTTTACTTAAAGAAATTACCCCAGAAAATCTTAGCTTAGGATATATAGAACTTACTAACTCGGAACTTATCCACAATTTAAACAACGAGCTTAGAAGTAAGGACTTTTATCTTACAGGCTATTGGTTTTTGTATTATTATCAGTTTAGGAAATCTAAAACCCTACCTTCAAGCAGTGATCGGGCTAAGATTTATGTCAGTGGTTTTGCGTCCGAGACCGTGGAAAATCTACTGTTACTCTTAGGTGCGGCTAAAACGAACCTGAAAAAATACGACGAAGCAATCGAGGACTTTAACCAAGTGTTACTGATCAATCCGAAAAATCAGGATGCCTATCGGAATTTAGCGGTCTGTTATCGGGAAAAAGGCGATACCAAAAAAGCCTATGAGATTTTACAAGAAGGCGAAAAAATTAAGAAGCAATAAATATAAAGGAGAGATATTTTATGACTAAGGTCTTAAATATCATAATTGTTGTATTAGCCTTACTGTTAGTGGGCATTATTATTTATCCCCAATGGCAGGAAACCAAACTACAGACCTTAAATATCGGTTGCGACCCAACGGTTAATACCACAATATTTTTAGTTGCCCAAAACAAAGGGTTTTTCAGCGACAATCGAATTAAGCCGAATTTTGTGTTTTATGAGAATCCCGACGCGATGATTCAGGATTTTCTTCAAGACTCGCTAAAATGCGTAATACTTCCTTGGCCCTCGATTATCAAATTAGCCCGCAGTTATGATTCCTTATATGTGTTAGCCTCGGCTTTATATCGGACCTCCCTACCGGTTGATGGCATATTTGTGTTGCCCAAGGCCAAAACTCCAATTAAACAGCTGAAAGATTTAAAGAACAAACGACTTGGTTATCCTCCGGCGTTGAAAGATGTCATAAATGTCGTGGTGTATAATTTGGGATTTAAACCCCAGGAGCTAAAACTTGTGGAGCTCTCTAATCAGGAATTAGTATCAGCTCTAAAAACTAATCAAGTTGATGCGATCTTAGTAATTGAACCAGAACGGACCAAGGCACTAAATGATAGTTTAGTGCCTCTAATGATGCCGGCATTACCTAAAGCAGTCATTGGACCATTTCCGGCCAGCGGCGTTGTGATAAAGAGCGGCTTAGTTGCTCAGAAGAAGCGATTGGCAATCCGAATTAAAACTGTGCTTGATGCCGGTGTGACCTATGCCGGTACCAATGTTGAAGAATCGCGTAAGATTTTTTTAGACTATCATAAATTAGATACAACTAGTTATCGCACTTGTTATCTACCAGACTACGAAAAACTTGCTGAACTGAATCGCGGCTTGATAGTTGCGCTTAATGCTAAACTTGCCGAGCTTGATTCTTCGTTTCAGCAGGTGAATGTGGACAAGCTAATTCCTCAGGCTGGGCTATTTCGCTAATAACCCTATCGGTCGTGCTAGATGGGGGGCTGGCGGTCCCCTGTAACCCGAAACCCGCCATAATGCGGGATCGAAAAGGCAAAATGAGGATTAGAAAACACGAACCATCTTTATAAAACAATGGCGTTGACGACTGGGCCCGATAATATTCTGGCTTACAAACCCCGCCAGGACCGGAAGGTAGCAACGGTAAGTAAGCTTAAGAATAGTTATCGGTCAACCTGGTCTGAGCCAGAGTTTTATAAAGACTCGTGTTTTCTAATTCGAATTTGCCGCACGACCGTACCGCTAAATTTAGTAACATAGATTAAAACTTGTGAGCACCCGTAAAGTATTAACCTTAAAGTATCGCCCCCAGAATCTTGATGAACTGTGGGTTCAGGAACATATTAAGATTACTCTCAAGCAGGCAATTTTGAATAACCAACTGGCTAATGCCTATCTTTTTGCCGGGCCCCGCGGGGTTGGAAAGACGACAACGGCCCGGATTTTAGCCAAAAGCATCAATTGTGTTAAAGGTCCAACCATTTATCCCTGTCAGGTCTGTTCTAATTGCGTCGAGATTACAAATTCGCAGAGTTTGGATGTGTTAGAAATTGACGGAGCCTCAAATCGCGGTATTGATCAGGTTCGGGAACTTCGGGAAAATATTAAATTTATGCCCGCCTCGGCACCTTACAAGATATACATAATTGACGAGGTTCATATGCTGACGCAAGAAGCCTTTAACGCCCTACTCAAGACCCTTGAAGAACCACCGCAACATGTAAAATTTATCTTCGCAACAACCGCGCCCCAGCGGGTTCCATCAACAATTCTTTCCCGATGCCAGAGATTTGATTTCCGTAAGGCAACCGAAAAAGAGCTTGTTGAGCGCTTACGATGGATTAGTCAAAAGGAAAATATCCAGATTTCCGAAGACGCCTTGCTGGCAATTAGCAAACGAGCTGATGGTGCAATTCGCGATGCCGAAGGTATGTTAGATCAACTTCGGGTCTTTTGTGCTAATAATATCGAACTTAAAGATGTCGAAGAACTTTTTGGAGTTATTTCCCCCGAGATATTTTTTGACTACACCGAAAACATTCTGAATAATAATCCGCAACAGATGATTGATTTTATTGATAGAGTGTTTTCACTAGCCTATGATTTTGTCGAGTTTTTTAACGGACTTTTAGAACATTTTCGGGTTATGCTGCACATAAAACTTGATGCCTTAAGCCCGGCAATTAGTATTACCGAGTCCCAGCTGGTAAAGTTTAAAAAACAAGCTGAAAAACTATCACCATTTACGATTATTCAGATTCTCCAGTATTTGTTAAGTTATGAGTCCGCGGTAAAATATACTAGTGAACCCCAGATACTTTTTGAGGTTATTTCTTTAAGTCTTATGGAACTAGTTAAAAATAAATCACAGGACTCGCCTACCCGTTCCGCGGAAGCCGAGGAGCTAGGGAAAATCTGGTCACGGGTTATTAGTTCTATTTCTAATGCCCAGTTACCACTTACTTTTCACTTAAAAGATGCCCAAGTAAAAAAATTGAGCGACAGGGAAATTCAAATTCTTGCTTCAACGGAGATCGGTAAGGCCTTGATTGAAAAAGAACAGCCATTAATTGAGAGATTATTATCCGAGGCTCTGGGCAAAAAAATCACGGTCCATATCAGCACCCAGAAAAATTCTGAGGTTCAAAGTAAAATGCCTGAAAATATTAATGAGCCAGTTTCTAGGGAAAGTTCCAACACGACCAAGCGTCAAAAATGAAGTTTGATCTATTAAAACTTACTAAAGAATTTAATAAAATCCAGGAGGAAATTAAAAAGATTCAAGAAAATATTCAAGCCGAAGGCAGCGCCGGTGGTGGGATAGTAAAAGCGGTGGCGGACGGGACCGGGAATATAATTTCTATTGAGATAAATCCCGAGTTTTTACAAGGGCCAGAGCTTGACCGGGAGATGCTTCAGGATTTAATTGTGGCTGCAGTCAATAGTGCTATAGCCCAAGCCAAAGACCAGCTGCAGAAAGAACTTCAGAAACTTATCGGTTTGCCATTATCCGGGTTTTTCCCACCTAATTGGCCGTAAGGGATCTATGGTAAAGTTTTTAGATAATCTTATTAAAAAATTACAGCTATTGCCGAGCATTGGTCCCAAGACGGCACAACGGATTGCCTTTTATATTCTTACCAAATTAACCGATGCGCAAGCGACAGAATTGGCCCAAGCGATAATTGAGGCCAAGCAGAAACTTAAACTATGTAAGGAATGTTTTAATTACGCTGAAGAAGAACTTTGTCCAATTTGTGCTGACCAGAAACGAGAGCAAACATTATTATGCGTGGTCGAAAACCCCTCGGATGTTTTATCAATTGAACGTAGTGGTAAATACCGTGGACTATACCATGTGCTGGGCGGTGCCCTATCACCGATTAATAATATCGGTCCGGCCGACCTTCGAATAAAGGAACTAATTGAACGGATCAAAAAATCTAAGTATCAAGAGATAATTATTGCTACCAATCCGACTAGAGAAGGCGAAGCCACTGCTGATTACTTAGTAAAACTGATTAAGCCTTTTGGGATAAAAATAACCCGCATTGCCCGAGGACTACCTATCGGAAGTGACTTAGATCTAGCCGATAGTTCTACAATTTCTGAAGCGATTGAAGGCCGCAAAGAAATTGAATAAACTTGTTGACAAAGCTAAAAAATTTGTTATACTAATATAAACTAACATAACAAGTTAGCCCCATGGTAATTTAATAAGATCTCATGAAAAGCCCTAAACTAAAAAGGAGTTACAATGGAGGCGGAACAATTAAAAAAGAAGAAACTCCAAGAACTATACGAAATTGCTAAAAGCTTAAACATTCCTAATTACACCTCAAAAAAGAAGCAGGAGTTAGTAATGGCGATTCTAGAGGCGGAAGCGAAAGAAAAAACTGAGGCACCGGTTCAGGTAAGTGGGGTCCTCGAGGTATTGCCTGAGGGTTTTGGTTTTCTGCGTTCACCCGACTATAGTTATCTACCAAGTTCCGATGATGTCTATGTAGCACCATCGCAGATTAAAAAATTTATGCTGAAAACCGGCGACACTGTAGTTGGACTGGCTCGGCCGCCGAAAAATGACGAGCGATATTTTGCTCTGCTACGCATTGAAAAGGTAAATGGCGATCCCTTATCAGTGCTTGAGGAACGGGTGCCCTTTGATGATTTAACACCCCTTTATCCCCAGGAACGGATTCGCTTAGAGATCGAAGACAATAAAGACAAAAATGACTTTTCCATGCGGATTGTTGACCTGTTTGTGCCAATTGGTAAGGGACAGCGCGGACTGATTGTTTCGCCACCCCGAGCCGGTAAAACGATTCTCTTACAAAAAATTGCTAATAGCATCACAACTAACCATCCCGAGATCTATCTGATTATTCTTTTGATCGATGAACGTCCGGAAGAGGTAACTGATA contains these protein-coding regions:
- a CDS encoding ABC transporter substrate-binding protein translates to MTKVLNIIIVVLALLLVGIIIYPQWQETKLQTLNIGCDPTVNTTIFLVAQNKGFFSDNRIKPNFVFYENPDAMIQDFLQDSLKCVILPWPSIIKLARSYDSLYVLASALYRTSLPVDGIFVLPKAKTPIKQLKDLKNKRLGYPPALKDVINVVVYNLGFKPQELKLVELSNQELVSALKTNQVDAILVIEPERTKALNDSLVPLMMPALPKAVIGPFPASGVVIKSGLVAQKKRLAIRIKTVLDAGVTYAGTNVEESRKIFLDYHKLDTTSYRTCYLPDYEKLAELNRGLIVALNAKLAELDSSFQQVNVDKLIPQAGLFR
- the dnaX gene encoding DNA polymerase III subunit gamma/tau; this encodes MSTRKVLTLKYRPQNLDELWVQEHIKITLKQAILNNQLANAYLFAGPRGVGKTTTARILAKSINCVKGPTIYPCQVCSNCVEITNSQSLDVLEIDGASNRGIDQVRELRENIKFMPASAPYKIYIIDEVHMLTQEAFNALLKTLEEPPQHVKFIFATTAPQRVPSTILSRCQRFDFRKATEKELVERLRWISQKENIQISEDALLAISKRADGAIRDAEGMLDQLRVFCANNIELKDVEELFGVISPEIFFDYTENILNNNPQQMIDFIDRVFSLAYDFVEFFNGLLEHFRVMLHIKLDALSPAISITESQLVKFKKQAEKLSPFTIIQILQYLLSYESAVKYTSEPQILFEVISLSLMELVKNKSQDSPTRSAEAEELGKIWSRVISSISNAQLPLTFHLKDAQVKKLSDREIQILASTEIGKALIEKEQPLIERLLSEALGKKITVHISTQKNSEVQSKMPENINEPVSRESSNTTKRQK
- a CDS encoding YbaB/EbfC family nucleoid-associated protein is translated as MKFDLLKLTKEFNKIQEEIKKIQENIQAEGSAGGGIVKAVADGTGNIISIEINPEFLQGPELDREMLQDLIVAAVNSAIAQAKDQLQKELQKLIGLPLSGFFPPNWP
- the recR gene encoding recombination mediator RecR gives rise to the protein MVKFLDNLIKKLQLLPSIGPKTAQRIAFYILTKLTDAQATELAQAIIEAKQKLKLCKECFNYAEEELCPICADQKREQTLLCVVENPSDVLSIERSGKYRGLYHVLGGALSPINNIGPADLRIKELIERIKKSKYQEIIIATNPTREGEATADYLVKLIKPFGIKITRIARGLPIGSDLDLADSSTISEAIEGRKEIE
- the rho gene encoding transcription termination factor Rho, producing MEAEQLKKKKLQELYEIAKSLNIPNYTSKKKQELVMAILEAEAKEKTEAPVQVSGVLEVLPEGFGFLRSPDYSYLPSSDDVYVAPSQIKKFMLKTGDTVVGLARPPKNDERYFALLRIEKVNGDPLSVLEERVPFDDLTPLYPQERIRLEIEDNKDKNDFSMRIVDLFVPIGKGQRGLIVSPPRAGKTILLQKIANSITTNHPEIYLIILLIDERPEEVTDMERSVKAEVISSTFDEVPERHVEVADIVLEKAKRLVEHKRDVVILLDSITRLARAHNLVVPHSGRTLSGGLDSNALQKPKKFFGAARNIEEGGSLTIIATALIDTGSRMDDVIFEEFKGTGNMELVLDRRLADRRLFPAIDLQKSGTRKEELLLSEFELNRIWIIRKLLAELSPIEMMEFIIDKMRLTRNNLEFLESMSE